The following is a genomic window from Butyricimonas faecihominis.
CCCTTTGGGAGTATACATTGGTGTATAAAAAAGGATCCGCTATAATTCGTTTATTATAGCGGATTGTCATTCAGATTGTGATCCAGCTGGGACTCGAACCCAGGACCCCAACATTAAAAGTGTTGTGCTCTACCGGCTGAGCTACTGAATCCTTCAATTGTGTTTCTCAATTGCGGTTGCAAAGATAGGTATTCTATTCGAATTTCCAAAGGACAAAAGGATTTTTTACAAAAAAAAGACAAGATAAAAAGAATACTTTAGCCCCCATGGATGCTCTTTTTATCGTGATATACCCGGAATGCCCCGTTAAGACTTTTGATATATTTCTTTTGAATTCGGAGCATCTATCATTTGGCCGCTTATGGTTATCTTGCGGGCTACACTTTGTCCGCCGATGGGTTGGGACAAGAACACGTTATTTTCACTGTAGGTACATAGCAAGTACACTGGAGATTGTTCTTGCTATGTTCTTGCTATGTTCCTGCTTGGTATTTGTCATAGCCCATCGCTAGCCTAACCCCGGTGTATTGTCCTGAAAAAAGTTTACAGTAAACTTAGTAAACCAATGTCAGAATTAAATTTTCCCCCTGTTCGTCGTCGTTATTACGCCGTGAAGACGAAATTATCAGCGGTACGAGATCGAATAATCAATGAAATGGGTTACGCGGAAGTTCTAGCCAAGTACGAGGTCAAACCCTCGACTTTTCACGTTTGGCTACACAAGTATAAATCTCGCGTTTTATCGGAAGAACAACACAAACGTTTATCTTCGCGTAATTACAAAATGTTATACCCGATGACCGATCAAGAACGCGCCGAGCTGGAGTCTTTACGTCAGGAAGTAGAGAAACAGAAAATACTAGTGGAAGCTTACGAGTTAATGCTAGAGTTAGCCAGGGAACGCCTGCATGTTGATGTAAAAAAAAACTACGAGGAGATGCTATTAGCGGGATTGTCGAGAGACAAAAAGAGCGGGGAGGTAAAGCCGTGACGGAACACCTTTGCAATTCCCTTGGCTACAGCAAGCAGGCTTATTACAAGAGCCTCCGTGCCGATCGTGGAGGCGAGGAACGCGAGCGTTACGTTCTTTCCATCGTCCAGGATATTCGCCGTGACATGCCTAACCTCGGGGTTAATAAATTGTGGAACATGCTGGGGTCTAACGGGCTTCCCGTCGGTCGGGATTGGCTTTATCGTTTACTTCACCTTCACGATTTAATGATAAAACAGAAGAAGTACCGGGTCATCACGACGGATTCCCGGGCGTGGCATCGCCAGTACCCGAACCTGGTGAAAGGGCTTCGAGTTACCCGCCCCAACCAGGTATGGGTCAGTGATATCACGTACCTGTCAACGAGTGCCGGTTTCGTGTATCTCTCGCTGGTAACCGACGCTTATTCCCGGCGGATCACGGGGTGGGAAGTTCACCCCACCCTGGACTCGTCCGGTCCCGTGAAGGCGTTGTGCCGGGCGTTGGCAACGCTACCTCCCAACTTTAGCGATAAGCTTGTTCATCACTCGGATCGGGGTGGGCAATACTGCTCCTCGCTGTACACCGGGATATTGAAAGAACACGGTATTCAAGTCAGCGTGACACAAGATGGCTCCCCTTACGATAACGGTATCGCCGAGAGAGTGAACGGGATTTTGAAACGGGAATGGTTAAACGATATGGTCTTGAGAGATATTGACCAGGCGAGAATGCAAGTGGAGAGAATCATCGGGATATACAACACCAGAAGACCACACATGGCTATCGGGTTGAAAGTTCCGGACCAGGCACACCGCGATAAAAAAGAGTTATTCGCCAGGGTCATGTATTGACGCCAAGTGTTATTGGCATCCCGGGAATTCCCGGGATGCCAATAAAAAAGTAAAACTATTACAGGAATTACAGTTTTTTGAAGTAAACTTGTAACAGAAAATAGAATTGAAAATGCTTTGTACAATTTATTGAATGTCAAATCTAGTAAACCAATTTTAGGAAACTACACGGTGTATTATGGACGAATGTTCGCCTTCGGCGAGTTACAGGCTACAAGTTACAGATTCATTTTTTAGCTTCTCCCGACAGGGATGGTCGTTATTTTGAAATGAAATTTTGTGGTTTATCCTTTATTGTAATAGGGGTAATTGATGTAACATATTTTTGATCCTGATTGCCGTGCGAGGCATAGGTTCCGCAATTGTCAAGCCTACTAATTCTTTTTCTGCAGCAATGTCCTTTATTACCCGAATGACTTCTTCCATTTTCATCCCATCGGGGTCTGTACCAACAGCAGCGATGATTTCGGCAGGATCAAGTACATCCATATCAAAATGGATAACGACTTTCGACGCTCCGCATGATTTCAACCAAGTTTTGATCGCATCACTGTTTTGTGCAACATCTTTGGGCGTGAGATGTTTTATTCCGTATTGCTTTTGTCGTTCTTTGATTTCTTCACGTTCCCAGTTGCGTAACCCCACAAATAATATGTTTGATGGGGTAAATCGGGTGGGTAATTCCGCTAGGATTTTGGCATCTCCATGCCCCATGCAGGCGGTTACGGCCATGGCGTGAAATCCGGGATAGATGTCTCCGGGGAGCGTGATGTCCGGATGTGCATCAATCCAAACTAGGGCAACATCATTCTTGTATTTTTGCGCCAGATAGGTAAAGGGAACGACACTGGCCGAGCATTCTCCGCCAAGTGTTACGATTTTATCGGGATTACTGACTTGTAGTATGCTTAATGCAGCTCTTGTTTGACGGACTATAATATCCCGGTCGAGGACTCCGTCTGTTACCTTCCGATCTGTGATTTCAGTCGAAACGGGAACCGTTAATGTTTCTTGACCATTGCTCGGGGCAAGGAAATTTAAGAGTTGTGCCCCCAAGACATATCCCCTTGAGGCATCATCGGGATTTTCGACCTCTGTAATCAATTTCACGATATTGGCACCTTGCCATTGGGGATAGATCAAACGAATTGTTTTTGTTTCCTTTTTCATATTCTGGAGATTTATTCTATTTTTCCCTTTCATTGTTTTCATACAAAGTTACATAGTCTTCTTCCCTTAAACAAGTATTGGTAAATGATTCAGTATAGATTATTTAAGTGATTCCCCAAAAGCTGAATTGTCGGTTAAATAGGTGTGATGGAAGCGTGTTTTGTAATAATATTTGCTATATTGTTGTATTTTGGATGAAAAATGTTGTGTTTTATCTTTTAATCTCTAACTTTGTTAGGCATAAATGTTGAATTGACGTTAGTCAGTATTTATCATGTGAGGAAAAATCATATTATAATTAGATATGGACAAGAGAAAAATAGTTAAAATTGTGGCCAAAAAAAATGGCATGTCACAAAAAGATGTGACGATGGTATTTGATGAAATTTTCAATACGATGTTAGAAGGGCTAAAAGAAGAGGGGCATGTGGGGTTAGCGGGTTTTGGATCTTTCAACGTGAAAAAATGTGCTGTTCGTCATCGATATGTTCTTTCAACCCAAAAAGTTGTTTTATACCCGGAAACTCAAAAAGTTATTTTTAGGGTGGCTAAGCAATTTAAATTTAAGGGAGATGGAGTAGTGGGAGAGGAGTAATTCGAACTTATCACTTGATGAAATTTTGTATGAATGAAAAACGCCCGGGAATTACTCCCGGACGTTTCCTTTTATATAAATTGCAACCTAATTTTATTTTGATTTCGGTTGGAAGATCATATCAACAACATCGGCTCCCTTGAATAATTTCTGGGTGAATTTCTTCACGTCTTTTGTTGTGATCTTGTCAATAATGTTATCGAAGTTTTTCGGGTCTGTTACATCAATTCCACGAAGATAATAAGTTTGAATTGCATTCATCCAATATGCATTATGAGGTTTGCTTTGTTCATTATTTTTCTTCAGGATAGTAGTTACTTTGTCGATCTCTTCTTGGGTCGGGCCTTCCTTCATTAATTTGTCGATTTCAGCATAGATTAATGATTTCAAGTGTTCTGCTTTATCCGGATCGCAATCAAAGCTCATGCTCATGCTGTAGCTTTCGTACGGTTCTTTAGAAGAACTCGGTTGAACGGCTACACCATAGGTACCACCTTCTTTTTCACGGATATTGGTCATGTATCTTTGATCCAGTACGCCTCTCAAGATATTCAAGCAAAGATTGTCGTGAATGCTTGTTTTCATCTCTTTAGAGAAACTGGTGATTACAGTTGCCTTCGGAGTAGTCAGATCCAGTTCAATAACTTTTTCAGTTCTTCCTTTCGGTCCTCTCACTTTGTTATCCACCCAATTTTCTTTCCGGTTGTAAGATTTTACAGATCCCAAGTATTTTTCAACCAACGGTTTTACGGTTTCTGCATCGATGTTACCCACGATGAAGAATGTAAAGTCGCTGATGTCTTTGATACGGTCGCGGTAGATCTCCTCGATTTGTTCAATACTAACTTTATCTAAAAATTCTTTACCGAATAACAATGTTCTCGGGCTATAATTGCTCATGATCATGCTAACAGAGTCTTGCATAATCTTTTGAGGATTGTTGGCTGAGTTCTCGATGGCAGCGTAGTTACGTTGCATCATGGTATTGTGTACTTCTTTGTCGAAACGAGGTTTCTCGAAACGCAAGTAGATCAGCTGCATCAAGGTTTCGAAATCATTCGGAGTAGATGCACCACCGACTGATTCTGAAAGACCGCCAATGTTAACACCGGCTTGGGCTTGTTTCCCGGTTAATAATTTTCTCAAGGTTATTGCGTCATAGTCTCCTAATCCGTAAGCCCCGATAAATTGATCTGTGACTTGGGCAGATGCTAATTTGTCGATACCATATAATGAAGTACCTCCCTTACTGTAAGAACTTACTTGTACTTGGTCTTTTTCGTAGTCTGCTTTGCGGAATACCACTTTTGCTCCATTTTCCAAAGTCCACTCTTCGGCATCGAATTGCGGTAATTTTTTGGTAGCGATGATCTTGGAACCTTTCAAGTCCTCGTTGATTAAAGATGCCTCTGTTACTTGGTCTTTATAAGGCTCTAAGTTAGAGCTTTCAACTTTGTCCAACACGGCGATGGCTTCTTCTTTCGTGATGTGTTTAACTCCTTCAGACGGGCCTTGTGCCACGATCACCATGTTTTTCCGGTTAAGGTGTTTTTTAGCTAAAGCTGAAACTTCATCCACGGTGATGGTCGGGATAATAGCTTTGGCAAAATTGTAATAGTAATCGAAATCTACGATAGGTTCTCCATCAAGGAAGTTAGATTGCATTTCACCGATATAATCTTCGGAGGTAGTTTTGTCTTTTTGTTTGTAAGCAGATTCCAAGCCTACTAGCATGTTGGTTTTTGCTCTTTCAAGCTCGCCTTCCGTGAAACCGAATTTCTTTATTCTTTCGTTTTCACGATAGATAGCTTCCAGTGCTGCTGCTTCTTCATTCGGTTTTGCTGTAGCAGAGATCATATAGGTACTCCATCCTCTTACGATACCGCCGCCGAATCCGGCTTGTGCGTTAATGAAAGGAGGATTGCCTTTTTGAAGTAATTCAGAAACACGTTGTCCCAACATGGTGTTGTAGAAGGATTGAAGAATTCCATTTTTCAGGTATTCATGATTCTTTTCTTCTTTCGGGGTAGAGGGGTATTTGATATACACGCTGACAGACGATTGAGTTACTTCTTTGTCCGTTGCGCATACGAAGTAAATATCGTCGTGAGGGTTAACCGTGAACTCTTCTCTCACAGCCGGATTCACCGGAGTCGGGATTTTGGAGAATAATTCTTTTACTTTTTTCTCCATCTGGTCTACATCGAAATCACCGACAACAGCGATAGCTTGCAAGTCCGGACGATACCATTTGTGATAATAATCACGAAGGGTCTGGTATTTGAAATTCTTGATAATGTCCAAGTTACCGATAACATCTCTTTTCGCGTATTTAGAGTCTTTCAGTAATACCGGCATGATTTGGGCACGGATACGGAAACTCGGGGTTCTTCTGGTTCTCCATTCTTCCGAGATAACTCCTCTTTCGCCATCGATTTCGTCATCGACTAATAAAAGATAATGTGACCAGTCGTGAAGTACGAGTAGACAAGTATCTAATAAATCAGGATTGGTTGTAGGAACCTCGCTGATATTGTAAACAGTCTCGTCTTGTGCCGTGTAAGCATTCACGTTTCTTCCGAATTCAACACCATGTTTTTCCAACATGTTGGTAATACCTTTTCTTCCCGGGAAATGCTTGGTCCCGTTGAATGCCATGTGTTCCAAAAAGTGAGCTAAACCGTCCTGATCATCATTTTCTAGGATAGCTCCCACGTTTTGGATGATGTAAAAACTGGCTCGTTCTTTGGGTTCCGCGTTATGGCGGATGTAATAAGTCAATCCATTAGCTAGTTTCCCGATGCGAACGTTCGGATCCATGGGAAGTGGTGCCTTCATGTCATATTGGGCGAACAGGCTAGTGCTGATCAATGCCAATAAAGCACACACGATTAATAATTTTTTTGCCATACGAATTATTTTAATGTTTTAATGTTTGTGTCTGCAAATATAGCAAAGTGTAAGTAATTTTGTTCTGATACGTTAATTCTTTAACGTTAATTTAGGGGTTAAGTGTGAAAATAGGGAAAAATAGAAGGGTTTTTAGATTATTTAGAACGATTCGTTGTTAATGGGGTTTAACTTATCCGGTGGTTTATCGTATACGCCTGTAAAAGTTTGGGAAAGATATGATGCTGTTGAAAATAGATATTAACAAATGGTTTTCTTGGTTGAATTTGGGTATTAAAGATCCTTCCACGGCCTCGGCTGTCGAGGTCCTTTTGCAGATCGTGGTCATTTGTCTGATCGCTTTTTTATTTACCTTCTTTTTACGCAAGGGAATAACCCGGGTGATCGGGGGAATGGTGCGTCGTACGAAAACCAAATGGGATGATATTTTTTTCGAGGAGCGTGTTTTTCAAAAAATATTTAATCTGATACCACCGATATTTATAGATTTTGCTTTTAAAATCGTGTACGGGAAGTGGCAGCATGTAGAACTTTTTCATCGGTTTATCGTGGCTTGGATACTTGTGGTTGCCGGTTTCGTGATTGTTGCAGTGCTGGATGCAATAAACCGAATCTACGATTCGTACCCGATCGCAAAAGATCGTCCGATAAAAGTTTTCGTGCAGGTGATTAAAATTTTCGTGATTTCAGCTATTATCATTACAATCGTCAGCGAGTTTATCGGGGAGTCCCCCCGTAATTTACTGGTCGGGTTGGGGGCGTTTGCTGCGGTTTTAATGTTGATATTCAAAGATGCGATATTAGGTTTTGTGGCAGGAGTTCAATTACTGGCCAATCAGATGGTGCGTATCGGGGACTGGATCGTGATGCCGAGCAATAATGCCAACGGGACGGTGTTGGAGATCAACTTGTATACCGTGAAAGTACAAAATTGGGATATGACGATCACGACGATTCCCACCTATCAGTTAGTGTCCGCTTCTTTCACGAATTGGCGGGGAATGCAGGAGTCTGCCGGTCGTCGGATTATGCGCTATATTAATATAGATATGCTTTCCGTTCATTTCCTTTCGGATGAGGAAATCGATACTTTACGTAAATCGAATGTCTTGAAAGGGTATATTGAAGATATGTTGCCGAAGTTGGACGAACAAAATAAAGGGACATCTGCCGTGTTGGATGAACGGAAGTTGACGAATTTAGGTGTATTTAGACAGTATGCGGTACGCAGGCTGGAAGCCAATCCCGATTTGAATATGGATATGACATACATGGTCCGGCAATTACAACCGACGGCAACAGGTATTCCTCTGGAGGTGTATTGTTTTTCCCGGATTCAAGAATGGGTAGCCTACGAGAAGGTTCAATCCGATATATTCGATCATCTGTTAGCCGTGATTCCTTATTTTAACTTGCGAATCTATCAATACCCGGAGATTATCAAAACCACGAATTGATTCAAGAACTGATCCATTTTTTGATTTATGATTTCCGGCTCAGTGATTCCTGCCCTCAATTCAACGCTCTTTTCAATCACTTAATCGTTCAATCGACAATTATAAAATCTTTTTCATTCTAAACTCTTTTCAATTGCCCCGATAAAGTTTATGAATTCTCTGGCTGGGAAAGTTGGATTTTTATACTATTTTTGAAGGCTAAAAATAATTGGATGAGCAGTAAAAAACGAAAATATTGGAATAAGCTGAGGAACCGCTATAAGTTGACGATATTTAACGAGTCAACTTACGAGGAGGTGATGCACCTTCGGCTCTCTCCGTTACACGTTCTCACGGCATTAAGTACATTGGCCGTTGTCTTGATTATATTGACTATCATGTTGATTGCATTCACAAATTTGCGGGAATTCATCCCGGGTTACCCGAGCCAACAGTTGAGACGTCAGATTACACAAAACGCTCTACGGGTTGATTCCCTATTAAATGAAGTGCAGAAGAAGGATCGTTTTCTTCATTCCATACAAACTATTTTGAGAGACGAAAACTTGGACACGACGAGTTTCGTGTCGATGCAGCAGAATGTAAAGGTAACCTATGATACTTCGATGTTAGGTATGTCGGAAGAAGAGGCCGGTTTTCGGGAAATCGTGGAAAAAGAAGAAAAATACAATTTAACCCTTGGGCATGTCAGTTCTTCCGATGATGATTTTTATCATTTCTTCTCACCATTGGATGGAGTGGTAACCAATCATTTTGATGAAACGACTCGTCATTACGGGGTGGATTTGGTGGCTAAGCAAAATTCAAATGTTTTGTCCGTGTTGGATGGCGTGGTCATTTTCACGGATTGGACAATTAAGACGGGTTACGTGATTCAAGTACAGCATAATGGAAATCTGGTTTCAGTATATAAGCATAATTC
Proteins encoded in this region:
- a CDS encoding IS3 family transposase; the encoded protein is MTEHLCNSLGYSKQAYYKSLRADRGGEERERYVLSIVQDIRRDMPNLGVNKLWNMLGSNGLPVGRDWLYRLLHLHDLMIKQKKYRVITTDSRAWHRQYPNLVKGLRVTRPNQVWVSDITYLSTSAGFVYLSLVTDAYSRRITGWEVHPTLDSSGPVKALCRALATLPPNFSDKLVHHSDRGGQYCSSLYTGILKEHGIQVSVTQDGSPYDNGIAERVNGILKREWLNDMVLRDIDQARMQVERIIGIYNTRRPHMAIGLKVPDQAHRDKKELFARVMY
- a CDS encoding M16 family metallopeptidase yields the protein MAKKLLIVCALLALISTSLFAQYDMKAPLPMDPNVRIGKLANGLTYYIRHNAEPKERASFYIIQNVGAILENDDQDGLAHFLEHMAFNGTKHFPGRKGITNMLEKHGVEFGRNVNAYTAQDETVYNISEVPTTNPDLLDTCLLVLHDWSHYLLLVDDEIDGERGVISEEWRTRRTPSFRIRAQIMPVLLKDSKYAKRDVIGNLDIIKNFKYQTLRDYYHKWYRPDLQAIAVVGDFDVDQMEKKVKELFSKIPTPVNPAVREEFTVNPHDDIYFVCATDKEVTQSSVSVYIKYPSTPKEEKNHEYLKNGILQSFYNTMLGQRVSELLQKGNPPFINAQAGFGGGIVRGWSTYMISATAKPNEEAAALEAIYRENERIKKFGFTEGELERAKTNMLVGLESAYKQKDKTTSEDYIGEMQSNFLDGEPIVDFDYYYNFAKAIIPTITVDEVSALAKKHLNRKNMVIVAQGPSEGVKHITKEEAIAVLDKVESSNLEPYKDQVTEASLINEDLKGSKIIATKKLPQFDAEEWTLENGAKVVFRKADYEKDQVQVSSYSKGGTSLYGIDKLASAQVTDQFIGAYGLGDYDAITLRKLLTGKQAQAGVNIGGLSESVGGASTPNDFETLMQLIYLRFEKPRFDKEVHNTMMQRNYAAIENSANNPQKIMQDSVSMIMSNYSPRTLLFGKEFLDKVSIEQIEEIYRDRIKDISDFTFFIVGNIDAETVKPLVEKYLGSVKSYNRKENWVDNKVRGPKGRTEKVIELDLTTPKATVITSFSKEMKTSIHDNLCLNILRGVLDQRYMTNIREKEGGTYGVAVQPSSSKEPYESYSMSMSFDCDPDKAEHLKSLIYAEIDKLMKEGPTQEEIDKVTTILKKNNEQSKPHNAYWMNAIQTYYLRGIDVTDPKNFDNIIDKITTKDVKKFTQKLFKGADVVDMIFQPKSK
- a CDS encoding arginase family protein, giving the protein MKTMKGKNRINLQNMKKETKTIRLIYPQWQGANIVKLITEVENPDDASRGYVLGAQLLNFLAPSNGQETLTVPVSTEITDRKVTDGVLDRDIIVRQTRAALSILQVSNPDKIVTLGGECSASVVPFTYLAQKYKNDVALVWIDAHPDITLPGDIYPGFHAMAVTACMGHGDAKILAELPTRFTPSNILFVGLRNWEREEIKERQKQYGIKHLTPKDVAQNSDAIKTWLKSCGASKVVIHFDMDVLDPAEIIAAVGTDPDGMKMEEVIRVIKDIAAEKELVGLTIAEPMPRTAIRIKNMLHQLPLLQ
- a CDS encoding HU family DNA-binding protein produces the protein MDKRKIVKIVAKKNGMSQKDVTMVFDEIFNTMLEGLKEEGHVGLAGFGSFNVKKCAVRHRYVLSTQKVVLYPETQKVIFRVAKQFKFKGDGVVGEE
- a CDS encoding M23 family metallopeptidase, which codes for MSSKKRKYWNKLRNRYKLTIFNESTYEEVMHLRLSPLHVLTALSTLAVVLIILTIMLIAFTNLREFIPGYPSQQLRRQITQNALRVDSLLNEVQKKDRFLHSIQTILRDENLDTTSFVSMQQNVKVTYDTSMLGMSEEEAGFREIVEKEEKYNLTLGHVSSSDDDFYHFFSPLDGVVTNHFDETTRHYGVDLVAKQNSNVLSVLDGVVIFTDWTIKTGYVIQVQHNGNLVSVYKHNSVLLKKQGDFVRAGEAIAVVGNTGEETTGPHLHFELWQAGKALNPETFIKFK